In the genome of Pseudoliparis swirei isolate HS2019 ecotype Mariana Trench chromosome 3, NWPU_hadal_v1, whole genome shotgun sequence, one region contains:
- the LOC130211591 gene encoding tripartite motif-containing protein 3-like isoform X1: protein MAKREAGSTSPVVRQIDKQFLVCSICLDRYSNPKVLPCLHTFCESCLQNYIPPESLTLSCPVCRQTSILPEKGVCALQNNFFITNLMEVLQRDPECSQPDACSVLESVSAAAAVKPLCCPNHEGKVMEFYCESCETAMCRDCTEGEHRDHVTVPLQDVVEQHKAALKTQLDAILSRLPQLTASVELVTEVSRQLNERKNDAVSEISGTFEELERALRQRKTSLVGDLEAICSTKQKVLQAQLSSLLQGKEHIQSSCRFTEQALSHGSATEVLLVQKQMSERVTALAKHDFPERPHQNAHLDCQVETEGLRRSIQNLGVLLTTAAVAHTSVATGEGLRHATTGQHHTITVTTKDKDGELVRTGNALLKAEITSVDGSRMAEVDIADNKNGTYEVGYTLRSEGEYSFALLLYGQPIRGSPFRLRAIKPSDVPQSPDDVKRRVKSPSGTGGHIRQKAVRRPSSMYSTTKKKENPIEDELIYRVGSRGREKGEFTNLQGISASRNGRVVVADSNNQCIQVFSNDGTFKMRFGLRGRSPGQLQRPTGVTVDMNGDIVVADYDNRWVSIFSSDGKFKNKIGSGRLMGPKGVAVDKNGHIITVDNKACCVFIFQSNGKLVTKFGGRGTADRQFAEKLGPNFNKSDPVFSPHFVAVNNKNEIIVTDFHNHSVKVYNADGEFLFKFGSHGEGNGQFNAPTGVAVDANGNIIVADWGNSRIQVFDSAGSFLSYINTSADPLYGPQGLALTSEGHVAVADSGNHCFKVYRYLQ from the exons ATGGCGAAGCGTGAGGCCGGGAGCACCAGCCCGGTGGTGCGTCAGATAGACAAGCAGTTTCTGGTGTGCAGCATTTGTCTGGATCGCTACTCCAACCCCAAGGTCCTGCCCTGCCTGCACACCTTCTGCGAAAG ttgcCTCCAGAACTACATTCCCCCGGAGTCTCTGACGCTCTCGTGTCCGGTGTGCCGGCAGACGTCCATCCTGCCAGAGAAAGGAGTTTGTGCTCTGCAGAACAACTTCTTCATCACTAACCTCATGGAG GTTCTTCAGCGAGACCCAGAGTGCTCCCAGCCGGATGCCTGCAGTGTCCTGGAGTCCGTCAGCGCTGCAGCTGCAGTGAAGCCCCTCTGCTGCCCAAACCACGAGGGAAAG GTGATGGAGTTCTACTGCGAGTCGTGTGAGACCGCCATGTGTCGGGACTGCACCGAGGGCGAGCACCGGGACCATGTGACCGTCCCGCTGCAGGACGTCGTGGAACAGCACAAGGCCGCTCTGAAGACACAGCTGGATGCCATACTGAGCAG GCTTCCTCAGTTAACGGCCTCCGTCGAGCTGGTGACCGAGGTCTCCCGCCAGCTGAACGAGAGGAAGAACGACGCGGTGTCGGAGATCAGCGGCACGTTCGAAGAGCTGGAGCGGGCGCTGCGTCAGCGCAAGACGTCCCTCGTCGGCGACCTGGAGGCCATCTGCAGCACGAAGCAGAAG GTCCTGCAGGCTCAGCTTTCGTCTCTCCTCCAGGGGAAGGAACACATCCAGAGCAGCTGCAGGTTCACCGAGCAGGCTCTCAGCCACGGGAGTGCTACGGAG GTGCTGCTTGTTCAGAAGCAGATGAGTGAGCGCGTGACAGCGCTGGCCAAACACGATTTCCCGGAGAGACCACATCAGAATGCACACCTGGACTGTCAG GTGGAGACTGAGGGTCTGCGACGCTCCATTCAGAACCTGGGAGTTCTCCTCACCACGGCCGCTGTGGCTCACACCTCAGTAGCCACGGGAGAAGGCCTCCGCCATGCAACTACTGGGCAGCACCACACGATCACCGTGACCACCAAAGACAAA gatgGTGAGTTGGTGCGGACAGGAAATGCTCTTTTAAAAGCAGAGATAACGTCTGTCGACGGAAGCCGCATGGCAGAGGTGGATATAGCGGACAATAAGAATGGGACGTACGAGGTAGGCTACACGTTGCGCTCCGAGGGAGAGTACTCTTTTGCTCTGTTGCTGTACGGCCAGCCGATACGGGGCAGTCCGTTCCGCCTGCGGGCAATCAAGCCCTCGGATGTGCCACAATCTCCAGATGACgtgaagaggagggtgaagtCTCCCAGCGGGACAGGGGGTCACATACGGCAGAAAGCGGTGCGTCGTCCGTCCAGCATGTACAGCACCACCAAGAAAAAGGAGAACCCCATTGAGGACGAGCTCATCTATAGAGTGG GTTCCCGAGGCAGAGAAAAGGGGGAGTTCACAAATCTGCAAGGGATATCAGCCTCTCGTAACGGTAGAGTCGTGGTGGCTGACAGCAACAATCAATGCATACAg GTGTTCTCCAACGATGGAACGTTTAAGATGCGCTTTGGGCTCAGAGGTCGTTCTCCGGGGCAGCTGCAGAGGCCCACAGGCGTCACTGTGGACATGAACGGTGACATCGTGGTCGCCGACTATGACAATCGATGGGTCAGCATCTTTTCCTCTGACGGCAAGTTCAAG AATAAGATCGGTTCGGGTCGGCTCATGGGACCTAAAGGTGTCGCCGTGGACAAGAATGGACACATCATCACCGTGGACAACAAGGCCTGCTGCGTCTTCATCTTTCAGTCCAATGGGAAGTTAGTGACTAAGTTCGGAGGCCGGGGGACGGCCGACAGACAGTTTGCAG AAAAACTTGGTCCAAACTTTAATAAATCTGACCCAGTTTTCA GTCCGCACTTTGTTGCCGTGAACAACAAAAATGAAATTATCGTGACGGATTTCCACAATCACTCCGTGAAG GTGTACAATGCAGATGGAGAGTTCTTGTTCAAATTTGGCTCTCACGGTGAAGGCAACGGTCAGTTCAATGCTCCCACCGGTGTGGCCGTGGACGCCAACGGAAACATCATCGTAGCTGACTGGGGTAACAGCAGAATACAG GTGTTTGACAGCGCAGGCTCCTTCTTATCTTACATCAACACGTCAGCAGACCCGCTGTACGGGCCCCAGGGCCTCGCCCTCACCTCAGAAGGACACGTGGCTGTTGCCGACTCTGGAAACCACTGCTTCAAGGTGTACAGATACCTGCAGTAG
- the LOC130211591 gene encoding tripartite motif-containing protein 3-like isoform X2 produces MAKREAGSTSPVVRQIDKQFLVCSICLDRYSNPKVLPCLHTFCESCLQNYIPPESLTLSCPVCRQTSILPEKGVCALQNNFFITNLMEVLQRDPECSQPDACSVLESVSAAAAVKPLCCPNHEGKVMEFYCESCETAMCRDCTEGEHRDHVTVPLQDVVEQHKAALKTQLDAILSRLPQLTASVELVTEVSRQLNERKNDAVSEISGTFEELERALRQRKTSLVGDLEAICSTKQKVLQAQLSSLLQGKEHIQSSCRFTEQALSHGSATEVLLVQKQMSERVTALAKHDFPERPHQNAHLDCQVETEGLRRSIQNLGVLLTTAAVAHTSVATGEGLRHATTGQHHTITVTTKDKDGELVRTGNALLKAEITSVDGSRMAEVDIADNKNGTYEVGYTLRSEGEYSFALLLYGQPIRGSPFRLRAIKPSDVPQSPDDVKRRVKSPSGTGGHIRQKAVRRPSSMYSTTKKKENPIEDELIYRVGSRGREKGEFTNLQGISASRNGRVVVADSNNQCIQVFSNDGTFKMRFGLRGRSPGQLQRPTGVTVDMNGDIVVADYDNRWVSIFSSDGKFKNKIGSGRLMGPKGVAVDKNGHIITVDNKACCVFIFQSNGKLVTKFGGRGTADRQFAGPHFVAVNNKNEIIVTDFHNHSVKVYNADGEFLFKFGSHGEGNGQFNAPTGVAVDANGNIIVADWGNSRIQVFDSAGSFLSYINTSADPLYGPQGLALTSEGHVAVADSGNHCFKVYRYLQ; encoded by the exons ATGGCGAAGCGTGAGGCCGGGAGCACCAGCCCGGTGGTGCGTCAGATAGACAAGCAGTTTCTGGTGTGCAGCATTTGTCTGGATCGCTACTCCAACCCCAAGGTCCTGCCCTGCCTGCACACCTTCTGCGAAAG ttgcCTCCAGAACTACATTCCCCCGGAGTCTCTGACGCTCTCGTGTCCGGTGTGCCGGCAGACGTCCATCCTGCCAGAGAAAGGAGTTTGTGCTCTGCAGAACAACTTCTTCATCACTAACCTCATGGAG GTTCTTCAGCGAGACCCAGAGTGCTCCCAGCCGGATGCCTGCAGTGTCCTGGAGTCCGTCAGCGCTGCAGCTGCAGTGAAGCCCCTCTGCTGCCCAAACCACGAGGGAAAG GTGATGGAGTTCTACTGCGAGTCGTGTGAGACCGCCATGTGTCGGGACTGCACCGAGGGCGAGCACCGGGACCATGTGACCGTCCCGCTGCAGGACGTCGTGGAACAGCACAAGGCCGCTCTGAAGACACAGCTGGATGCCATACTGAGCAG GCTTCCTCAGTTAACGGCCTCCGTCGAGCTGGTGACCGAGGTCTCCCGCCAGCTGAACGAGAGGAAGAACGACGCGGTGTCGGAGATCAGCGGCACGTTCGAAGAGCTGGAGCGGGCGCTGCGTCAGCGCAAGACGTCCCTCGTCGGCGACCTGGAGGCCATCTGCAGCACGAAGCAGAAG GTCCTGCAGGCTCAGCTTTCGTCTCTCCTCCAGGGGAAGGAACACATCCAGAGCAGCTGCAGGTTCACCGAGCAGGCTCTCAGCCACGGGAGTGCTACGGAG GTGCTGCTTGTTCAGAAGCAGATGAGTGAGCGCGTGACAGCGCTGGCCAAACACGATTTCCCGGAGAGACCACATCAGAATGCACACCTGGACTGTCAG GTGGAGACTGAGGGTCTGCGACGCTCCATTCAGAACCTGGGAGTTCTCCTCACCACGGCCGCTGTGGCTCACACCTCAGTAGCCACGGGAGAAGGCCTCCGCCATGCAACTACTGGGCAGCACCACACGATCACCGTGACCACCAAAGACAAA gatgGTGAGTTGGTGCGGACAGGAAATGCTCTTTTAAAAGCAGAGATAACGTCTGTCGACGGAAGCCGCATGGCAGAGGTGGATATAGCGGACAATAAGAATGGGACGTACGAGGTAGGCTACACGTTGCGCTCCGAGGGAGAGTACTCTTTTGCTCTGTTGCTGTACGGCCAGCCGATACGGGGCAGTCCGTTCCGCCTGCGGGCAATCAAGCCCTCGGATGTGCCACAATCTCCAGATGACgtgaagaggagggtgaagtCTCCCAGCGGGACAGGGGGTCACATACGGCAGAAAGCGGTGCGTCGTCCGTCCAGCATGTACAGCACCACCAAGAAAAAGGAGAACCCCATTGAGGACGAGCTCATCTATAGAGTGG GTTCCCGAGGCAGAGAAAAGGGGGAGTTCACAAATCTGCAAGGGATATCAGCCTCTCGTAACGGTAGAGTCGTGGTGGCTGACAGCAACAATCAATGCATACAg GTGTTCTCCAACGATGGAACGTTTAAGATGCGCTTTGGGCTCAGAGGTCGTTCTCCGGGGCAGCTGCAGAGGCCCACAGGCGTCACTGTGGACATGAACGGTGACATCGTGGTCGCCGACTATGACAATCGATGGGTCAGCATCTTTTCCTCTGACGGCAAGTTCAAG AATAAGATCGGTTCGGGTCGGCTCATGGGACCTAAAGGTGTCGCCGTGGACAAGAATGGACACATCATCACCGTGGACAACAAGGCCTGCTGCGTCTTCATCTTTCAGTCCAATGGGAAGTTAGTGACTAAGTTCGGAGGCCGGGGGACGGCCGACAGACAGTTTGCAG GTCCGCACTTTGTTGCCGTGAACAACAAAAATGAAATTATCGTGACGGATTTCCACAATCACTCCGTGAAG GTGTACAATGCAGATGGAGAGTTCTTGTTCAAATTTGGCTCTCACGGTGAAGGCAACGGTCAGTTCAATGCTCCCACCGGTGTGGCCGTGGACGCCAACGGAAACATCATCGTAGCTGACTGGGGTAACAGCAGAATACAG GTGTTTGACAGCGCAGGCTCCTTCTTATCTTACATCAACACGTCAGCAGACCCGCTGTACGGGCCCCAGGGCCTCGCCCTCACCTCAGAAGGACACGTGGCTGTTGCCGACTCTGGAAACCACTGCTTCAAGGTGTACAGATACCTGCAGTAG